The uncultured Dysgonomonas sp. genome contains the following window.
GGATCTCAAAGCCCCAATAGTGTTACTTCCGACTATTGGTTGCATAATGCAGACTATCTAAGATTGAAGAATATAGAAATTGGATATTCTTTTCCTTCTAAATGGATATCAAAAATGGGTATATCAAGCTTCAGAGCCTACGTAAATGGAAACAACGTCTTTACTTTCACTAAACTTAAAAATTTCGACCCTGAATATTCGGGGTCAACATCAAGAGGAGAAACATATCCATTGATCAAGGTATTCAATTTTGGAATTAATCTTAAATTTTGAAGATATGAATAAGATAATAAAACATATAAGTATAACAACTGCCACAATTCTTACCTTATCACTTCTGTTTGTCAGGTGTGGCGACTTTCTGGAAATGCCGCTCGTTTCATCAGCCGTAAACCAGGACACGATATTCTCGTCAAGGGCTAAAGCTGAAATGTTCCTGTGGGACACATATCAGCAGATAATGCCTTTCGGGCTACCTCTCTACAAATCAACAAACAATGATAATTACGATCAGATTGACAGATGTATAAGGGCAAATCTGACAGATGAATGTAATCAGTCGATAGGGGCATGTCCTGCCACAGAAATGAATAATGTAGGTTACACAGCAGCCGGTTCTCAGACCACACCAAGCCGATATTCTGAAACCAAAATGATAAAGTGCTATAGCGGAATAAGGAAAGCCTGGACTTTTATTGAAAATGTAGATAGAGTACCAGATATACCACAGGAAGAAAAAGAAAGGATGAAAGCAGAATGTAAAACTTTAATAGCACTGAGATACTTTACATTGGTAAGAACTTTTGGTGGAGTCCCTCTGGTGAAAAGAGTATTAAGTCCCGAAGATGATTTAATGATAGGACGTAGTTCTTTCGATGAATGTGTAAATTATATTGTATCCCTATGTGAAGAAGCTGAGCTTATACTTCCCGACCAGTATCCGACTCAATGGCGCGGACGTGTAACTAAAGGCGCAGCACTCTCTGTTAAAGCACGGACATTATTATACGCCGCAAGTCCACTGTTTAATACTCAGAACCCTGTATTGAACTATGGAAATCCGGAACATAATAAATATCTCTGTTACATGAATTACGATGTTACCCGATGGGAAAAAGCATATAAGGCCAATCTGGCCGTGATCGACTGGGCCACATCCAAAGGGGGCATAAGCCTGATAAATACGGGAAATCCGTTTGATGACTATGGAACTGCTACATCAGTACCCGATAATACCGAAATTATATTAGCCAATAAGACTTCTACATTGGGGCATTCCAATACCGGAGGCTTCACAACATATTACTTACCGAATCTAGGCGCGTTCAACAAAGGAAGTTCAATCATGGTGAATGCTCTATATCAGTTTTACAAAGCTGATGGAACAGAGCAATCATGGCCTGCAGTAGGGGAAGAAAAACCATTTAGCGAATATACTGAAAAAATGGCGCAAATGGAGCCACGCTTTAAAGCAATAGGCTGGATTTATGGGGAAAAGCCGGCCATGTGCCCTGACAGGTATGCCGGATGGAACTATGTTATCACCGGAGCCAATTCGGGAGATATACAAGGATGCGCAGTGATGATGAAGTTTACATATAAATTCAGTGGGTCTAATGACCAGCCGTTTCCCATATTCCGATTATCCGAATTTTATTTAAACTGTGCAGAAGCCATCAATGAATACTCAGCTAATAATCCGATAGCATATGAGATGTTGAACCAAATAAGGAGACGTGCAGGCCTGCCTGCCATTTCATCTTCAGATTCGAGATATAATACCCAGAATAAATTGGGCGAACTGATAAAGAGAGAGAGATTCATTGAGCTTTTTGGTGAAGACCACAGAATATATGATGTAAGGAGGTGGCGAATAGCGGATACTCCCGGTATAATTGGCGGTAATATGCTCGGCTTTGTATTGAAACAAAATACAACGAAAACCGATTATTTGACCTATACCACCAAGAATTTTGAGAACAGGTATTGGAACGACAAGATGTTTTATCATCCGTTCCCACAACTGGAAGTTAATAAAGGATATCTGGTTCAGAACCCCGGATATTAATATAGAAACCAGACAATTAAATGAATTATGATGAAACACACAAAATATAAAATTCTGCTCGCAAGCTTGCTATCCATTATTACAATAATCGGAGCTAATGCACAATCGATAAGTGGAATCATAAAGAATCCGAAAGGAGAAGCTGTTCCTAATGCCATTGTAAAACTGGATGGTCTGGAAGTGACAAGAACTGACGAAATGGGTGAATTTCAAGGAGTGGATATTACATCGAAGCAGACATTAAGTATTGAGCATGATTTGTTCCAGAAAAAAGCGATTGATGTGAACCTTGTTCCCAACATAATAATCTTGACTCCTCTTAGCCATAAACAGGGCATTCAGATAGGGTATGGCGAAATAGAACAGATGAAGTCCACACAGGCTACGTCGGCAGTATCAGGAGAAAACCTGAAAGGATTTTCTACATTCACGTTAGGCAACAGGCTGTCGGGAAAAATAGCCGGACTAACTATTGTAAGAAACGGGAACGAGCCCGCCAGCGACATTCCGGATATGTTTATTCGAGGTACAAGTACTTACAACTCGAACAATATTTTAGTCATGGTAGACGGTTTTGAAGCCACGATAAATAACTTATTACCCGAAGAGATTGAGTCTGTGACAGTGCTGAAAGATGCAGCTGCATTGGCTATTTACGGAATGAGAGGCGCTAATGGCGTTCTTCTGATAACAACCAAACGGGGAGTAAATAGCAGAGTGCAAGTAAAATTAGACACCAAGCTAGGCTTCTCCAGCCCTGCCAGAAGGATGAAGTTTACAGACTCCTATACTTATGCATCTCTTTATAATGAAGCGATAAGCAACGACATAGGCTATTGGTCTCCTATATATAGTAAGGATGATTTGGAGTTATACAAAAACAACTCAGACTCTTATTTTCATCCTAATGTGAGCTGGTATGATGAGGTCATGCGTTCTTCGGTTCCATATACAGAGAATACGCTTTCCTTTACCGGCGGAAACAATTTTGCCAAATATTATGTGATGCTAGGATATGTGAGTTTTGATAAACTATATGGAAAGAATAGTAAGGCCAAAGCAGACGAACTCAAGAATATGAGTGAAACCTCCCGTTTCAATTTCAGGACCAATATAGACCTGAATATCAATAGCTTTTGGAGCGCATCCGTGAGTATAGGAGGAAATATAATAGAAAACTCCAAGCCAAACCATAGCAATATGTCCGACTTACTTGCTTCCACTCCGCCCAATGCTTTCCCTATAAAAAACATGGGAGGAACCTGGGCGGCGAATAATATACATACTGAAAATCCTCTGGGAACATTGTATGAGTCGGGCAAATTATCTAATCATGATGTAAATGTACAGACTGGCATTACTCTAAATCAGAATTTGGATAAATTAATCAAAGGCCTCAAATTATTCGAGTCTGTATCATTCGTGAGTTGGACAAGAAAAAACTATGACAGAAAAAGAGATTATGAAAGATACCAGATGAATAAAAGTGCGGATGGGACAATTTCGACAGAAAAAGTAGCTGGAACCAATACCGACTACCAGATAGATGAAAATACCAGGGAACAATCGTTACGCACGGCATACAATCTGGGAGCGAGCTATAGCACTAAATTCAATTCGGTGCACGAGGTATCAGGCTTATTAGGTTTTACGTATAGTAATTACGAGATAGAAGGTAATAATGCACCATATCGGAATACAGGGCTTTACGGACGATTCGGTTATTCGTTCGATAATCGTATACTGAGTGAGTTTTCATTTGCTTATAATGGGTCCGAAAATCTGCCTCCAAACAAACGGTTCGGATTTTTCCCGGCCGTTTCGCTTGGTTGGATTGTTTCGAATGAAAACTTTGCAAAAAAGATAAATTTTCTCAATTATATGAAGATCAGAACTTCTGCCGGCATTGTAGGAAACAGTCATTTCGGAATTTCCCGGTTTGCATACCAAACCTACTATGCCAATATGCAAGACAAGTTTAATATTGGTTCTTCAGCCAATGTTTCTCTAAACGGACTACAAGAAGGCCGTATCGGAAACTCAGATATTACCTGGGAAAAGAATTATAAATATGATTTGGGTGTTGACCTAAGGCTGTTCGACAAACTGGATGTATCAGCTGACGTTTTCTATGAAAAAAGGACTGGAATTTTGTCTACATATGCCTCTACAACCCCAAGTACTATTGGAGCCATACTGCCGTACGAAAACATAGGAAAGGTTTCAAATAAAGGGTTTGAACTCACTCTAGAGTATAGCGATAATCTAGGGAAAGTAGATTATTATATCGGAGGAAATATATCTTACGCTAAAAATAAGATAGACTATCAGGCTGAAGTAACCCAACCCGAATCGTATTTGTACAGGACAGGAAAATCAGCAAACCAATTTTTTGGATTAGAGGCGATAGGTTTATTCCAGTCTTATGACGAAATAAATAACCCGAATACGCCGGTACAATTATTTTCGCCGGTACAACCGGGTGATATCAGGTATAAGGACCAAAACGGAGACGGATATGTGGACGAAAATGATATGATAGCAATAGGAAAACCTACTATCCCGGAAATAAATTATGGTTTCTATCTGGGAGCAGCTTATAAAGGTCTGGATATTAAAGCAGATTTGTATGGACAAGCGAATCGTAGTATTATGCTTTCAGGAAATCATGTGTGGGCATTTTACAACAATGGGCAAGTACCGGAAATAGCAACCGAAAGATGGGCTTATTATCCTGAACAAGGTATTGATACGCGTACAAAAGCAAAATATCCTCGTCTATCGACAGCAAACAATGACAATAATTACCAAAGTTCAACCTTTTGGCAACGGAACGGATCTTTCCTCAGATTACAAAATCTTGAGCTTGGTTACACTCTCCCCGAAAAGGTATGCCGTAAAGCTTACCTGAATAAAATACGACTTTATGTACAGGCTTCAAATTTGCTGACAATTTCATCAATCTCAGATTATGATCCTGAAATCGTATATGGTTATCCTATCACAAAATCGTATAGTGTAGGATTAAGTATCCAATTTTAACATTCTTACTACTATGAATAAAGTAATAAAATTATCATACCTATTTATCGTGCTGTTGTGTACAGGATGTGACAGCTTGTTAGATAACGATTTGGAAACAGAACTAAAGCCCGAGCAAGTTTATGTGAATTATGACCGGATGAGAAGTGTAGCCAATGGGGCATATACTTATCTGGATATACCTGCCGGATTCTATCATATGGGAGGTTCATTACGTGCAACTACAACCGACGAAGCAGTAGAGGCATCATATAACACCCAGGTTCAAAAATTCAATCTAGGTATATGGAACAAGTTCTCTAATCCTGATGACGTATACAACCAATGCTATGAAGCTATAAGGCAATGTAACATGTTTTTGGAAAACTCTACCGATTACAAATCTATTCTTGCTACCGATACTGTTACAGCTACAGGTAAGGCCAATTACCAGAAATACTGTGACGATATAAATTGGTATCGTCATGAAACCCGCTTTCTCAGGGCATTCTATCATTTCGAATTGGTAAAAAGATATGGTGGCATTCCTCTGGTAAAGAAAGTACTAAATAGTAAAGATAACTCAAAGATACCTCGCAGTACTTTTAGCGAGTGTGTCAATTATATCACAGAAGAATTGGATGACATAAAAAATAACGTTGTTGAAGACTGGTTGTCCATAAACTCGGCAGAACGGCAGGGACGGGTCACAAAAGGAGCAGTTTTGGCTCTTAAAAGCCGGATTTTATTATATGCTGCCAGCCTGCAAAACAATCCGGAAAAAAACCGTGAGAAATGGATTATTGCCGCCGAAGCTGCCCGCGAGATTATCGACATGGACAAATATTCATTGTATAGCAATTATCAGAATCTATTTTTAGCTCCACAGTCATACAATTGCTCTGAAATAATAATGTATTATCGGTATACAAATTCTAACACCCTCGAAAAGG
Protein-coding sequences here:
- a CDS encoding RagB/SusD family nutrient uptake outer membrane protein; translation: MNKIIKHISITTATILTLSLLFVRCGDFLEMPLVSSAVNQDTIFSSRAKAEMFLWDTYQQIMPFGLPLYKSTNNDNYDQIDRCIRANLTDECNQSIGACPATEMNNVGYTAAGSQTTPSRYSETKMIKCYSGIRKAWTFIENVDRVPDIPQEEKERMKAECKTLIALRYFTLVRTFGGVPLVKRVLSPEDDLMIGRSSFDECVNYIVSLCEEAELILPDQYPTQWRGRVTKGAALSVKARTLLYAASPLFNTQNPVLNYGNPEHNKYLCYMNYDVTRWEKAYKANLAVIDWATSKGGISLINTGNPFDDYGTATSVPDNTEIILANKTSTLGHSNTGGFTTYYLPNLGAFNKGSSIMVNALYQFYKADGTEQSWPAVGEEKPFSEYTEKMAQMEPRFKAIGWIYGEKPAMCPDRYAGWNYVITGANSGDIQGCAVMMKFTYKFSGSNDQPFPIFRLSEFYLNCAEAINEYSANNPIAYEMLNQIRRRAGLPAISSSDSRYNTQNKLGELIKRERFIELFGEDHRIYDVRRWRIADTPGIIGGNMLGFVLKQNTTKTDYLTYTTKNFENRYWNDKMFYHPFPQLEVNKGYLVQNPGY
- a CDS encoding TonB-dependent receptor; this translates as MMKHTKYKILLASLLSIITIIGANAQSISGIIKNPKGEAVPNAIVKLDGLEVTRTDEMGEFQGVDITSKQTLSIEHDLFQKKAIDVNLVPNIIILTPLSHKQGIQIGYGEIEQMKSTQATSAVSGENLKGFSTFTLGNRLSGKIAGLTIVRNGNEPASDIPDMFIRGTSTYNSNNILVMVDGFEATINNLLPEEIESVTVLKDAAALAIYGMRGANGVLLITTKRGVNSRVQVKLDTKLGFSSPARRMKFTDSYTYASLYNEAISNDIGYWSPIYSKDDLELYKNNSDSYFHPNVSWYDEVMRSSVPYTENTLSFTGGNNFAKYYVMLGYVSFDKLYGKNSKAKADELKNMSETSRFNFRTNIDLNINSFWSASVSIGGNIIENSKPNHSNMSDLLASTPPNAFPIKNMGGTWAANNIHTENPLGTLYESGKLSNHDVNVQTGITLNQNLDKLIKGLKLFESVSFVSWTRKNYDRKRDYERYQMNKSADGTISTEKVAGTNTDYQIDENTREQSLRTAYNLGASYSTKFNSVHEVSGLLGFTYSNYEIEGNNAPYRNTGLYGRFGYSFDNRILSEFSFAYNGSENLPPNKRFGFFPAVSLGWIVSNENFAKKINFLNYMKIRTSAGIVGNSHFGISRFAYQTYYANMQDKFNIGSSANVSLNGLQEGRIGNSDITWEKNYKYDLGVDLRLFDKLDVSADVFYEKRTGILSTYASTTPSTIGAILPYENIGKVSNKGFELTLEYSDNLGKVDYYIGGNISYAKNKIDYQAEVTQPESYLYRTGKSANQFFGLEAIGLFQSYDEINNPNTPVQLFSPVQPGDIRYKDQNGDGYVDENDMIAIGKPTIPEINYGFYLGAAYKGLDIKADLYGQANRSIMLSGNHVWAFYNNGQVPEIATERWAYYPEQGIDTRTKAKYPRLSTANNDNNYQSSTFWQRNGSFLRLQNLELGYTLPEKVCRKAYLNKIRLYVQASNLLTISSISDYDPEIVYGYPITKSYSVGLSIQF
- a CDS encoding RagB/SusD family nutrient uptake outer membrane protein, producing the protein MNKVIKLSYLFIVLLCTGCDSLLDNDLETELKPEQVYVNYDRMRSVANGAYTYLDIPAGFYHMGGSLRATTTDEAVEASYNTQVQKFNLGIWNKFSNPDDVYNQCYEAIRQCNMFLENSTDYKSILATDTVTATGKANYQKYCDDINWYRHETRFLRAFYHFELVKRYGGIPLVKKVLNSKDNSKIPRSTFSECVNYITEELDDIKNNVVEDWLSINSAERQGRVTKGAVLALKSRILLYAASLQNNPEKNREKWIIAAEAAREIIDMDKYSLYSNYQNLFLAPQSYNCSEIIMYYRYTNSNTLEKANYPIGTPGGKSGVSPSQNLVDAYEHLSGWDEKSPYQNIDPRLGMTIVLNNTSWNGRTIESYIGGKDGMDQKNASPTGYYLKKFLSPNLDLAGSPEGVSMKAWILFRYGEVLLNYAEAMNEAYGPATVPPNYKYSALQAINILRKRTGVALPELTITDKDSFREAIYRERRVELAFEDHRMWDLRRWNKGSTLGDEIKGVEIIKDTDCNEFNYEYITVQKRIYDNSKMNLYPIPQSEINKYPDILKQNPNW